One Fulvia fulva chromosome 8, complete sequence DNA window includes the following coding sequences:
- a CDS encoding Ketoreductase CTB6, with product MPQTILITGATGHIGFRTLLQSLQAGYNVKVAIRRPEQEKQIRKAPSMQPYLANVTFITIPDMTAPQAYDSAAQDCTYIIHVASPIPMKQNTQQATASGKSWKEVYYDPAVEGTLNILKAASHSGTVKRVVITSSGAVLASLSNPTAGATEIRSCPTMEQAEAVTDAYQAYNMSKILAISAANEYMKEARRGFGIVHVCPGYVQGSHELCENLDDLMRTTSRATVDVAKGVKLGAPPAAPHVSCAIWVEDVARAHVVALGSGKVKDGDVLVLVGNDGKGWEWSEVGRHMRELFPKEVEGGVLKPLVEQESMKLNFDSRSTAEKLGWDFAGPEVWAREVVAQYLQQERK from the coding sequence ATGCCACAAACCATCCTCATCACAGGCGCAACAGGCCACATCGGGTTCCGCACTCTCCTCCAATCTTTGCAAGCAGGCTACAACGTCAAAGTCGCAATCCGTCGACCCGAACAAGAAAAGCAAATCCGGAAAGCACCGTCCATGCAACCTTACCTAGCAAATGTCACCTTCATAACGATTCCAGACATGACTGCCCCACAAGCCTACGACTCCGCCGCACAAGACTGTACCTACATCATTCACGTGGCAAGTCCCATCCCAATGAAGCAGAATACGCAACAAGCAACCGCCTCCGGCAAATCCTGGAAAGAAGTATACTACGACCCAGCAGTGGAGGGAACTCTCAACATCCTGAAAGCCGCATCACACTCCGGGACCGTGAAACGTGTGGTCATCACTTCCTCCGGCGCTGTCCTCGCCAGTCTCTCCAACCCTACAGCAGGCGCAACAGAGATCCGATCCTGCCCAACTATGGAACAGGCAGAAGCAGTGACAGATGCGTACCAGGCTTACAACATGTCCAAGATCCTCGCCATCTCTGCTGCGAACGAGTACATGAAAGAGGCGAGGCGGGGTTTTGGCATCGTGCATGTCTGTCCGGGTTATGTACAGGGTTCTCATGAGTTGTGCGAGAATCTGGACGACTTGATGAGGACAACGAGTCGTGCGACGGTTGATGTTGCGAAAGGAGTGAAGCTGGGCGCGCCGCCGGCGGCACCGCATGTGAGTTGCGCGATCTGGGTTGAGGATGTGGCGCGGGCGCATGTGGTGGCGTTGGGGTCTGGGAAGGTGAAGGATGGGGACGTATTGGTGCTGGTCGGTAATGATGGCAAAGGATGGGAGTGGAGTGAAGTAGGGAGGCACATGCGGGAATTGTTCCCCAAGGAGGTTGAAGGGGGTGTCCTGAAGCCGTTGGTGGAGCAGGAGAGCATGAAGCTGAACTTCGATAGTAGGAGCACAGCGGAGAAGCTGGGTTGGGATTTCGCCGGGCCAGAGGTATGGGCGCGGGAAGTGGTTGCGCAGTATCTGCAACAGGAGAGGAAGTAG
- a CDS encoding Urea active transporter — translation MDTAFWQMSFAAEVHATVPGYDLASIAIIAIPWCTGTIIGLSARAIEKTPIWLTYPSTLTPTQINQGLVMPFVLASLLGKPATAALLVLIFMAITSTVSSSMIAVSSIISLDFYRTYFNPLASDRKTLQISHLGVVFHGCFMAGFAVMLQYAGAANNWATYVRPIVACPGIFPMMLTIVWERQTRLAAILAPLLGLCSGLGVWLSLSWRYGGAIDIDTTQLQLPGLYGATTSFFSPLVYSVVISLAKPSRFDWREFLRMELIEDKTPTVSSRPSTIAVSLSDDFQNEEKPAFVEGKGPESVSSQQPPAKNKAQADLDDVVHPFGEETIKHIKHWLKIAVTFLLVNILVTIVLWPMPFYRDWVFTKSFFGGWVTMALIWQWLAFFTVVVYPVYDGRHAIVQALKGLSRDLAGRK, via the exons ATGGACACGGCCTTCTGGCAGATGTCCTTCGCGGCCGAAGTACACGCTACAGTCCCAGGCTACGACCTCGCATCCATAGCAATCATCGCCATTCCATGGTGCACTG GAACAATCATAGGCCTCTCCGCCCGCGCCATCGAAAAAACCCCCATCTGGCTCACCTACCCCTCCACCCTAACCCCAACACAAATAAACCAAGGCCTCGTAATGCCCTTTGTCCTCGCCTCCCTCCTCGGCAAACCCGCCACCGCAGCCCTCCTCGTTCTCATCTTCATGGCCATAACCAGCACCGTCTCCTCCTCCATGATCGCCGTCAGCAGCATCATCTCCCTCGACTTCTACCGCACCTACTTCAACCCTCTCGCCAGCGACCGCAAAACACTGCAAATCAGTCATCTCGGCGTGGTCTTTCATGGCTGCTTCATGGCGGGATTCGCGGTGATGTTGCAGTATGCCGGGGCGGCGAATAATTGGGCGACGTATGTCAGGCCGATTGTGGCGTGTCCGGGGATTTTCCCGATGATGCTTACGATTGTTTGGGAGAGGCAGACGAGGCTTGCTGCGATTTTGGCGCCGTTGCTGGGGCTTTGTTCGGGACTTGGGGTGTGGTTGTCGCTGAGTTGGCGGTATGGTGGTGCGATTGATATTGATACGACTCAGCTGCAGCTGCCTGGTCTGTATGGCGCTACGACCTCTTTCTTCTCGCCTCTGGTGTATTCCGTAGTCATATCTCTGGCAAAGCCATCACGCTTCGACTGGCGGGAGTTCCTGAGGATGGAGCTGATCGAGGACAAAACGCCCACGGTCTCATCGCGGCCAAGCACGATTGCTGTCAGCTTATCCGACGACTTCCAGAACGAGGAGAAGCCTGCCTTTGTCGAGGGTAAAGGTCCAGAGAGCGTGAGCAGTCAGCAGCCACCAGCCAAGAACAAGGCACAAGCGGACCTCGACGATGTCGTTCACCCCTTTGGCGAGGAAACGATCAAACACATCAAACATTG GCTCAAGATCGCTGTCACCTTCCTCCTCGTCAATATTCTGGTCACCATTGTTCTCTGGCCAATGCCATTCTACCGCGACTGGGTCTTCACCAAGAGCTTCTTCGGCGGTTGGGTAACGATGGCCTTGATATGGCAGTGGTTGGCCTTCTTCACAGTCGTTGTGTACCCAGTCTACGATGGCAGACATGCAATCGTACAGGCGTTGAAGGGTTTGTCGCGGGATCTTGCAGGGCGGAAATAG